TTCCCGCCGAGCAATGCCCCCACATCAGCGCGACACTAAACGTTGATGGCCTCGCAAAAATCCCAGAAAACCGTTATTTCGTCATGCCGGCAAAAGCCGAAATCCGGTGCTTTTAGCAAATTACAAAAATCCTGGACCCCGGTTTCCACCGAAATGACGACTTCTTACGAATCCATAAACGTTGAATCTTTAACATTTTCCAATAATAATGGAAGGATCATTTTCCGTGCATCTCGATTCGAAACGCTGCCGGCAACTTTTTCCCTCCCGCATGGGATTTCGTTTTTAGTCAGAATTATATTTCATAGCAGGAATCTAGTAAACTACCAAATTCATTGAGTTGTTTGCAATGAAAAATTTAGAGCCTCTCAGTCCATTTGAAACGGACCAACCGCATTTTTTGAATGGATCCAGCGGCATTTCCCTGAAAACCAAAAGGAAGAAGTTCAACCCTACGAAAAAACTGGAAAACCGTAGCCATTTCATACTTCGGGTGCCTCAAATCAGACAGCCATCAAACATAACTCAATTTTCAAACCCTTTCCAGATATCCTGCAAGTTTTCCCCTTCGCAGGTCTCACACAGGATTAAACCATTGCAAATTCTTACAGGGTTTGTTATCGCCTTCTGGGGCTTTTTTATGTTCGCGGCAATCCAATTCCGGCATCAATTGCTCCGGTTCTGGGGGGGTCCCTCATTATGGGGGGGACAAATTGAATGATTCCAGAATAATAGACACATACGCAGGGAGGCATGGAAATTTGGTTCCAAAAGCAGTTTTTGTAAACAATGAAAATCGAGCCGTAATTTTGTGTTCCCGATGTGGTAAGGAAAAAATCACCGATGCTTCAAAATTCTTGGGACAGTCCAAACCCATTAGAGTGAAATGCAACTGCGGGTTCAGCTTTCTCATTACCTTTCAAAGACGAAGACACTATCGGAAATCGGTCTTTCTTTCCGGTATTTATTCGAAACTCGAATATCCCATGGATTCGGGAAGAATGGAGATCGAAGACATTTCCCGCACGGGCCTGAGGTTCAGAACTCAGGATACCCATCATCTGCGGGAAGGGGATATCGTTAGACTCGAATTCGCTCTGGACGACGCTCATAACACACCATTGGTTTTAACCGTCGAATTGAAGCACGTCTCCGCTTCCCGGGTGGGTGGAGAATTTTGCGATCCAAATGTCCCAAAAGCTCTGGCGTTTTATCTCCTTCCCTAACTGCTCTTTCACGGGTTTATCAGCGAATGGATCAAATCATGACATCCTTAAAAGCCATCGACATCGACAAACGCATCATTTTCGCCCTGGACGTTGAATCCTCCGACGAAGCCAAAAAATGGGTCATAAAGTTGGAGGAGCGTGTGAAATTCTTTAAGGTCGGTCTGCAGCTTTTTCTGGCAGGCGGGTTCGATATCATCGAATGGATTGTGAAACGCGGCCTGGAAGTGATGGTGGATCTCAAGTTTTTCGATGTTCCCCAGACAGTTGCCTCAGCCGTCGCTCAACTCAGGGGACGGGGCATTTCCCTGGCAACGGTTCACGGAAACGACGCCATCCTTGAAGCGGCCGCGAAAGCCAAGCACGATGTTAAAATATTGGCCGTTACGGTTCTCACCAGCCTGGATCAGGGGGATATTCACGACCTGGGTTTTCAATGCTCACCGGAAGAACTCGTTCTTTCCCGCGCCCGGAGGGCTCTGCAACATGGCTGCGACGGAATCGTCTCCTCCGGCCTGGAAGCCCCCAAGCTCAGAAAAGAGTTGGGTGAGAAGTTTTTGGTCGTTGTACCTGGAGTGAGACCGGTACTGAACCGGACGGACGACCAGAAGAGAACAGTGGATGTGAAAGAGGCCTTCCTGAACGGGGCCGATTATGTCGTTATCGGACGCCCTATCCGGCAGGCTCCGGACCCCCTCCGGCTCATAGCTGGAATGCAGGCTCAAATCCAGGAAGCTCTTGAAGAACGATCACAGATCATTTCATGATAGCTACATAAAAAATGCGGGGTATTCTTTACCCCGCATCATAACACGCTGCAAATTTTATTTTTTCTCGGGAGAACGTCACATCTTTCGGATACTGAAATCAGGCGGCCTTCCGGATCTGTGTCGTTTCCTCGTAACACACGGGATTTTCCAGCTTTTCAAGTGGAAAATTATAAAAAACCCGCCGTCCTTCTTCATCGACGACCCGTAAATCATTCGACTGCTTCAAGTCGCCCATCACCACAGAAAAATGTTTTCCGTATTTTTCCTTGACCATGTCCAGCGGAATTTCATAAGCAATATATCTGGTGATCCCTTTTGCACTCAACTGCATTGTCACTTTGGGAGCGGTCAACGACTCACAGGCGGTCAGAACGAGTATCGGGCCCGATCCAGTAAAAATCATTCCCGCTTTCATCGTTTTCCACCTTTCTTCTGCGTTGTGCTATTGAAAACCTCCACGCTTCACACCCCTCCACGGAATATGAAGCTCCACTTTTTACTTAATTAATTTAAGTACTCGCATAATATTCGTCAATTGCTATCCAATAAAGACAATAAAGGATTCCTCTCAGAACAAATGAACACTTCAAATTCAAATCAGAAGCATCTTGTCATCACTTACGGCATCGCCTTTGAGCTTGGCAAATTCGTTCAACAGGTCCTGCACCGTCAGCCGTTTTTTTTCCTCACCCGCCACATCCAAAATGATTCCCCCCTCGTGCATCATGATGAGTCGGTTTCCCAATTCCAGCGCATGCCTCATGTTGTGAGTCACCATGATGGAAGTAAGTCCCATCTCCAGGATCAACTCCCGGGTCAGTTTCAATACCTGCTCGGCCGTGGGAGGGTCCAGCGCCGCCGTATGTTCATCGAGGAGTAGCAAACGCGGTTTCTGTAGAGTGGCCATGAGGAGGGTGAGAGACTGGCGCTGTCCCCCCGAAAGCAACCCCACTTTGTCCTTCAAACGATATTCCAACCCCAGTCCCAGAAGGCGGATTCTTTCCTGAAAGGCTTTGTGGTCCTGACGGGTCACCCCCCAGCGCAGTCCCGGCTTTTTCCCCCGCCGGCCGGCCAGGGCAAAGTTTTCTTCAACGGTCATGGAAGCGCATGTACCCGTCAGGGGATTTTGAAAAACCCTGCCGATGTAGGCTGCCCGGCGATGCTCGGGCCATTGGGTCACGCGTTCTCCGGAAATGAATATATCGCCTCCACTGGGAAGGAAAGTCCCGGCAATGAGGTTCAAGAGGGTGGACTTTCCCGCTCCGTTGCTCCCGATCACCGTTACGAAGTCTCCCTTCTGGACCAGGCAGTTCACGGAACGGATTGCCACCACTTCATTGATGCTTCCCTCGTTGAAGACTT
This region of Desulforhabdus amnigena genomic DNA includes:
- a CDS encoding PilZ domain-containing protein translates to MKCNCGFSFLITFQRRRHYRKSVFLSGIYSKLEYPMDSGRMEIEDISRTGLRFRTQDTHHLREGDIVRLEFALDDAHNTPLVLTVELKHVSASRVGGEFCDPNVPKALAFYLLP
- the pyrF gene encoding orotidine-5'-phosphate decarboxylase, which translates into the protein MTSLKAIDIDKRIIFALDVESSDEAKKWVIKLEERVKFFKVGLQLFLAGGFDIIEWIVKRGLEVMVDLKFFDVPQTVASAVAQLRGRGISLATVHGNDAILEAAAKAKHDVKILAVTVLTSLDQGDIHDLGFQCSPEELVLSRARRALQHGCDGIVSSGLEAPKLRKELGEKFLVVVPGVRPVLNRTDDQKRTVDVKEAFLNGADYVVIGRPIRQAPDPLRLIAGMQAQIQEALEERSQIIS
- a CDS encoding ABC transporter ATP-binding protein, whose product is MLEIRNLRKVFNEGSINEVVAIRSVNCLVQKGDFVTVIGSNGAGKSTLLNLIAGTFLPSGGDIFISGERVTQWPEHRRAAYIGRVFQNPLTGTCASMTVEENFALAGRRGKKPGLRWGVTRQDHKAFQERIRLLGLGLEYRLKDKVGLLSGGQRQSLTLLMATLQKPRLLLLDEHTAALDPPTAEQVLKLTRELILEMGLTSIMVTHNMRHALELGNRLIMMHEGGIILDVAGEEKKRLTVQDLLNEFAKLKGDAVSDDKMLLI